In the Necator americanus strain Aroian chromosome X, whole genome shotgun sequence genome, CTGACGGGATGTCGAGATACTAAAACCAACTGTGATTCCTCTGTTGTATTTCGGAAGTTGTTTCTTGTTGTTGCTCAGGATCGAGTTTgtctttttaaaatgtttatgATAACGAGGTGGAATATCCATGTCTCTTCACAGTAGTACTTGTACGTGTACAGTTCGCTCAGAATTCATGTGCGTGCAGGTGTGGAATGTTCACCCAGCAGACAAATGCTCGAAGACAAAGAAATTGCCGTTGGCTTAGAAGGGGTGCAGTGAAACCTACCCGATATAGATTTTCGCTGACTACGATTCTGTTAGTCAGTTCTTCTCAGGGTACGGTAActttaaaggaaaaagattGTGAGATTTATCGTGAAAAACACCTGAAGCGATGATTTCAatgttatcgatttttctccCATTTGAACTGCGATACTCCCTATCAAGCTTCTTTTATGGGATAGCATTTGCAATAAGAAGAGCAATCCAGCCAGCTGTTTTCTTTGGAGAAATGCAAATGAGCGAACAGAATTAGCTAGAAATTCTTCCGGGAAGATTCCCCTGATTCAGGTGTACCTCACGGTAAATGtcacaatcttttttcttttaaaattctacGCACAGTTGAATGTTAGGGTTTGGGGAAGCTTCTGCAAGAGAAAACACCAGCTATAAGAGTGCATATACCAACTAGAATTAGCAGTAATGGAACATTCACAGAGTAGACTGGCCAAAGTGCTTGGTCTGAACCCAATCCAACTAATATGTAGTAGCACGGAAACCTTTCATAGGTAAGAAGTTGAATGACTTTTCATTACAATTTCTTCTGACTATAATGGAAGGCGGGAAGAGAGGAGTATGGATCAGTTGAGATATATGCTGTcccaattttctggaagttatCGGTATATTAAACATTAGAGATATTCTAACGACGTAAGAAGGGGTGTGGTGCTGTGTCACCGAAGTAAGAAATAGAACAACGTAACTACAACTGAGTAATGACGTTATTTGTCAATTGTTGTTTTCTCTgttgtagtttttgttttgcttattGTTGTTAGTTTCTTGTGGAATCTTGTATTGTTTgagattgtttgtttttttgctgaaaaatttgtttgtatttagTAGAATTATGTTTAAGGTTCTTTTACATGCAGTGGATTTTCTTCCGTTCTCATTTCTCACTTTGTATAATACATAAAAGTGTcgcttgactgagacacatgGCTGGCTGCGTACAGGTCTGAATATAATGGTACTACTTTTTCGTTCCCTCTGAAAAAGTCGTCTTCTTAACAATTGAGTAGTGTAACGGTGCCACAGCAGACTATTACAAATGCAAGAGAGTGCTTTCAGGTTATTGTACTTAATGACACTTTCCTCAGTATTTGTTTGGAAACCTTCGAAAACAACAGTAAGTAGAGAAGAACAGCGTAGTTGTAATTTTAGCGTATAGTTTCTTtgcagattttaaaaaatagttttgcAGAAGTCTTGAAGCAGATGAGTAAATGGGGACAGAAAAATGTGACAAAAAGCTGGACAAATGGACGAAAAATAGGTGCTTGAGAGAGACCACCTTTTTCCTCTAAGctcttagaagaaaaaggtttATTTGAGTAGATTCGTAAACTCCTTGAGGATTATATCTAAACAAAATTCTATCTCTCTCTTATTCGACATCCACCAGGTACATAACGTTTCGGGGAAATTCGGTTCTTGGAGGCTCTTTGCCTTTCTCTTGTCCTTATTTACTTCGAGGCACAACTATTCCGTGGCAAAAGGACGGAGAAGTGTGCAATCGCAGAATGGTCAGACCCAATCTACAATTTCTCAAAGCTCATAAAAGAGCAAATAATTTGATTATGGTTGAGCTATGAATTTCTAGACTGCGGACCTTCAACCTGATGTTGGCCGTGGACCCTTATTCTTGCGACAATTAAACTGGAAAAAAGGGCTAGCTGTGAAGCTATACATAAACCTACATTCCCAACAGCGGAAATAACATTCTTATACTACTAACTGTTCGTTTTTGTACTTGAAATACAAAATCGTAGAAAGATGGGAATGAagttgaaagaagaaacaaccaTAGACACGTTTCATGTACGTTTGTCATAATATTGCAGAACGTTTAGAAATTACTTCTGATATACTCTGTGGAGCAATAGCGCGCGCGCTGCAGCAATGTGCTCGCGCTCGACCGGTTCGTCGTCGTCGCAGGTGGCGTGGGCGGCCTGAAAAGGGATTCATAAGACTCGTGCTTCGCATACGGGCACTAGCGATTATGTTTGATAGATGAGAACAACCACAGCAACGCGGCAACTCAGCCGCTTTCTGTGCTTGATGTGCAGGTTTCCGTCAAAAGCTGTGCTCAGCAATGAGTAGCTAGGAGTTCGTTAGAACCTGATACACTGATTCACCGTCCATTTTGGGGCATTTTTTCATGAAACGAACGtaacaaaaggataaaaggataaagtcactggcgtatcaatccacttgggatgcgccaacgtgttttactggaattcgtaatcgatgagattttggaacgcgtgttggcctatacaggacttgcgggggccagccgatggtcaagtcagtgttttttttttaacgaacgTAACAAACAATTGGATTTggttatttcacttttttttcttatttatttttccgaaaacgactagtttctttttgaaagacGATCAATCGCTTGTGGTTGGCGGACCGTTTGGGAATGAGTGTCGATTTTGCTGCTCAATCCAGGTCGTCGTCTGATTCATCGCATATCTTGTTTGCTCATTACTCACTGCCTCCATTTAATATCCATAACTACATGCGCAGGATGTGAATTTGATAAAACCGGAAAtttaaacaattaaaataGATACTTGAAGAATGGTGACGACAATAGAGGATGGGAAATTAGccaaatcaaaatttcattacatactttacaaaaaaaaaaaacgcaaaaactACTTCCGGCTCATTCTCATGAATGTTAGGGTCAATTTCAAACATACCTCAATTAGCCATTTCTTCGCTGCCGTGTATTCTCCTTTTGCATGTAATACACGACCGATGTAGAGTCTGTTCTCGGTGATTCCGGGACAGAGCTGTTCCGCCTAAAATTGCACTCCTAGGTCAACCCCGTACTTCTACTAAACAAACATTTAAAGTGGCTTTTGAACATTGACGCTCATAATGCGTAATATGTAAACATTTGATTCTATTCAACAATCAATGTCTTAACTCCATCAAATCCCTCAAAGCTTCATCCATTGACACTTCAGGCAAAGCTCCAATTGTTTTCGCCGCAAGTTTTTCGAAGAAACTCAAATTTGCTACCTTAATAGAGCTTTGAAATAAATGCAATCCATGGAAGTGAATGAACTACTGAGTGAGAACAAAATACCGCCGGCACCTCAAGCAAAAAGTGGCAAAACAGGATTAAAGTGCTAGGGTCTTGATTTTACGGCCACTAATAGGAAAGATGAAAGACGTGGTCTTCCACCCTCGAGGCCAGCAGTTGTCCTCAACTATGGCTGAGATCAAAATCAGAGGAGGAACAGGTTCGAatgactttaaaggcatcaccccacgaatctgaggtggtgcagatttcaggtggagtattcgtatacgggatgggagactacggagagggaggtgattccgtccatttcttcctaattgccgtaaaaaacggcccggaagatacggcttcattcgttttggcgcaccattttgtacgaagggttcgattggagcgcgccagtcttgtgcggcgccgcatcttccgggccgttttttacggcaattagcaagaaatagacggaatcacctccatctccgtagtctcccattccgtatacgaatactccacctggaatctgcaccacctcagattcgtggggtgatacctttaagcgCGCTAACTCGTCACCTCAAGGAAAGCTTGTTGCATCACATGCTGATTAAAATTGCTGTCTAAATTACCGAAGAATGCGTCATTGCCATCTTTTGTGTCTTCTACCTGAAGATACCGGCGATATTGCACTTCATGAACAGCTAACACATACTTGATATGCGAATCTTCCCCGCATGTGTAGAATTTCGAATGAGGTCGGGTCGAGTTCAACTGCACGATCCAGGTGAGCCTAGAAGAGTGTTCGAAAAGGCATAGGAGGATTAAGCCATGAAAAAGTCATGAAAGATTGGAAGTACAGCTGTCTGGCTCATGGAACGCCATTTTCTGAACAGTAAAGATAGCGTCCCGAAATGATGATATCAACAAAAgtgtccttaaaggcatcaccccacgaatctggcgcggtacgggtttcaggtgggttatgcttatacagagtcgtagattgtggggaagagagtgattccgtgaTCCCTTCCAGTATCAATGTAAAAGGACGACCCGaaacgctgttttttacgacgtcTTCCAGTGcaattcgtccgaatgggttttcgacgaatcccaGGTGGGGCGGGCCCAAACGTTGCGCGTTGCAGCAGAAGCTGTCATAAGAAACAACATTCcagggtcgtccgtttccactgatacggagagaaatggacgaattTCCCCGCAATCTACGGCCCTgtacaggcataacccacctgaaacccgtatcaCCTTCAAGTGAAAAAGGTTTAGGACGGAACACTGCATCAGAACAGGAGTTCAAGATTTTGTAATTGGCGCCAAAGCGAGACGGGTCTGTCACAACCCAAAACTGCAATCATGAAGAAAAGATTATCTTTTTCCTATCAAAGAATACATGCCACTGGTGTACcaagggaaaaaattggacTAATCACTCTATTCCGTATTCCCATCGATGTATAAGTTAGGTATCTCACAGCATGTTTTGGCGCAACAATGCAACTTACTTTAAACTCAAATCCCAGGTTGATCTTGTCCCGTACGCCACTCTCTTCTGCAAGCCGACCAGTGGTTGAgcaaagaattttcaagatttctatGCTAGACGGATTCAATTCGTGAGCATCGAGTGCGTGTTTCCGCCCTAAATCTACTTTATAAGCGTCAACGTAGTCGCCAATGCACtgttaagcttttttttttcgaataaagcGGACGTTTCTTGTATTTTCCCAGTTTGTACTATATAGGTGTTCAGAATGCCGATAAGTGTTGGTGCTGGCGACACTTTAtaactattctttttttttcataagacTGCGATAAGTAAACAATAAGCTATCGTTCTTCACTAAAATTTGTCCCCTCAGTATGTTTTAGTACAATTTCCTCTACAAGCGAATGCAAAGAAGTAAAGTGATTTTATGAGCTACAGTTTGTAAGTTGCAACTTAGTCGAGACGCACAGCAAACAAGTCGCTTGGAGAGCACAGCAAACCACAAGACAGCCGTTACAATCCGCTACCTCATTGCTCATGTAGATCTTGGATATAACTGCCTGTTGCATATAATCGATTTTCTGAGTTCAGTTGACACTTTCTTACTGTAACCTACTTTTCTGAAAAGGATGCGTTATCGTTCAACTTTGTCGGCCGAAGGTAAAATGTATGATAGACCAACTCGACTGTTTTCTCACCGCAAGAAGCTCTTCAAATGCCGACATCGACAAAAAAACGTTGCCTTCTTGTAATTAAGAGTatcatttttgaggaaaaatttattgCATTTCGACGTCTCGACTTGGGGAAAACGTTCGACCGCATCCAGCGCAAGGTAATTTAATACCTCATAAGACAGTAATCAGACAATTATTTAAGTTGATCCAAACCCCTTAGACTGACCCAAAAAGCCGAGTGCAGGCGACTGGGGACACTTCCCTGGAATTCGCGAGGGTGTAGTTCTGCAAACTCACTAAGACAGTTTCTGAACCGAGTTTTGGATGCAAAGAAGGTAATGAAACAATACAATAGTTATCTGGACAGGTAACTCAGTCCAGTAGTCGAATTTCAGGTCAAGGCGCAGTTTTTTCACCGACTGCAACACCATCGATGGCATTACACAACTTCTGATAGAGAAGCATAGTGAGGAGCAAAAACAGCTGCATCTAGTAGTGAGCTAGAAGCCCTAGACATGGAGGAAGCATCCGATCACAGCGTCTCACGTAAATTTATTTGGTTCGCTTTTCCAGAGAAGCTAACCAAAGGGCTCTACGATGACATGCGAAGCCGAGTGAAAGCTGGCGCAAGTATGTTAGCAAAATTCCCCATTTCCATCGCCTGCGTCCAATCTCAGTCCTTTCTCTGGTGTTCTTCATAGTCGTCTTTGATGCTATAAAAGGAGATGTGCTGAGGCCGGCAAAAACTAACGCAAACGAGGTTGAGGTCGTCAAGACTGTTGGAACAAATCTTTCGATTTTCACGTATTTGGGTTCGGTGGGTCTGAGGATAGCCCGCAAGAGGCAGAAGTTACCTTCCTCATAAGCACCGCGTGATTGAAGCGGCGACCATCAACCAGTACGCTCTCTGCACACAAGACACTAATCGTTTCAAAGTTTGAAGTTCTATGTAGCCATCACTCAACTAGTAGTGTTCTAATGAGCCGAATACGGATTCGGGACCAAGGTAATGTATCACTATTTCCAAATCATGAAGGTGAAGATATTATTGGACGGCTAACATTTCCTCACTTGACCACATTTGCGAATGCGACACTGAGCACGCAAATACTTCGGATCGGCCTTCATCTAAAAGTGCGAGGAAAGCGTCCACGAGGACAGCTGAGGTGGCTGAATACGACTCATCAACACGAAATGAGGTAGTTTTTGTCTTGAGTAAGCAAAGGCTGCCTTCAAAGGACTAGAGCGCTGAATAAGGGGGAGAAGTTCGTCTTCATAATtgataaataaaggataaagtttctggcgttaaccaatccgctttggatgcgcccccacgttcacttcaattcagaatcgtttggggtttacgaacgtgtatctggccgtgtacaatgacttgcggtggttagccgatgtgtcaagtcagtgtttttatccttccagacaagtctggtaccaatttatcgaccctggagggatgaaaggcttggtgagcacttgggcggattcgaacctccgatcgatcgtgcaggaagcggaacctctaaccgctacaccacacccgcccctcaCAATTGATActtgttactattattaagTGATTTCACTACTATTCTGCATTCATTATCTACAGGCATTTAGAACTACTCATATGATCATTATAAAACAAGTAgtggtttttttatttccagcgAAAGCTCCGGACACCAAAAAATTTGAGCACCGGGTCGTTTTCTTGAATTATTGctgttggaatttttctcgtcAGAGATGTCATTTTTCCTCCAAAACTCATCACACAGCAAACCTTTTTTGAGCCATTCCACCCGCTCTTGATCCTTCTCTTCCATATTGCTAATCATATAACATACTTCAGCGCATCGTCGGTGCCATTCGGCTTTGTCATCAATGAAGTCGACTAGCTAGAAACAGGTGGATCCACTATGAAGTTTTGCCagctattattatttcagcATAAATCAGCATTTCGCGAAGAAAAATCGGCAGTTTTCTTCGCACAGCATACCTCTTCATGTTTCTATTACGTTAAATCCTTTTATAATATTACATGCGCCTATCTGCAGTAAGATCAAAAGAATCTGACTTGCGGCGCATTTGCATGAGCGGTCGCACTCGAGTTCCTGCGGTGACCCCGTTACTCAGCTATGCACTTAAAAGGAGCTAGCGAAGGTTCCACCACGCAAACTGCGAGCTAGGCAGTTACGCCATGGTCACGTAAGGATCTGACTGTGGTGTAACTGCAGAGTACTAGGATTTTCTTCTGAGCTGAATAAGAAAAGCCGGACTTTTACAATGCAGACAAGGGACACTTATGACTAATTTCCTCTACGGTGCAATTCGTTCATAATTATTTCTTAAGCACtttaaacaattttctcaAGCATTCGCATATATTGAAAaggagcacttttttctacacttCGGCCTAATTTTTTAGCTCCTGTTCAACTGTTTGTGAGAAAATGTGGTGGAAACGTCTTATTTACTTGAAAAGTTATAGACGGCTCATGACGACCTAAGACAGTGTTCAGTTGCGTAtgcgggtgcgctcgaagcaggcCGTAGAGCTAACGGGAATGATACCACTGCTAGCTTCACTCCGCCTGCTAGCTTCACTCCGAATGGTGGTGCCTCCTCCTCGACCACAACCCCTCAACTcattccaccgcgccgcttcgaactcagccgcttaaaggcatcactccacgaatctgaggtggtacggatttcaggtggagtattcgtatacgggatgggagactattgAGAGGggggtgaatccgtccatttcttcctaattgccgtaaaaaaacggcccggaagatatggctttagtcgttctggcgcagtattttccacatggagttcgactggagcgcgctagcctggtgcggcgctgcatcttccgggccgttttttacggcaattaggaagaaatggatggaatcaccccctctccatagtctcctatcccgtatatgaatacttcatctgaaatctgcaccacctcagattcgtgtgtcAGATTCCaaaaatctggggtggtgcgagtttcagtcgggtaatgcctatacgcggtcgtagattgtggggaagagagtgattccgttcatctcttcctgtatcagtgtataTGGACGACCTCCTGTTGCAATGCGCGACGATTGCGCCCGCCCTGCCTGAAATTCTTCCGGGtaggttttcgacgaatcgcaggtggaGCggggcgcaaacgttgcgcgcTGCAACAGATGCCGTCggaagaaacagcgttccggggtcgtccgttcaTACGGACAcaagaagagatgaacggaaacacccttttccccacaatctacgaccccgaatacgcattacccggctgaaacccgtacaaccccagattcgtgaagtgacgTATTTAAGCAATTGTACCGGATTTGAGGTCAAATATATTACAAAGTTCATTTATCGGACGTACACGTGGATCCACTCATCGCTTTTTTATTACAGGGAATCTCGAGTGTAGATAATACTACTCGGAAGAACATGATGTAAGAAAAAGACTTCACATAAAATGGCATGAGTTGTACCACGTTTTTCCaagagaaaaacatcaaaatacgTCTATGTAAACCGGTTAGGAGGCACTCACACTTTCGAGTTTCGTGTACGCCTCGCGACACTTGTATTCATCTACGAGTTCGTCGATCTCCCGGTAGAAGGACTGAAAGGATAGTTGTTGGTTGGTTAAAAATGGCATCGAACAGAAAGAAGTTATGGATATTTGCCATCGATTGGGGAAAATGCAAAAGGAAATAGGAGAACTGGCTACCATTTAAGAAATTAGTCCTCCAAAGCTCGCTTGGCTTCCACCTTTCAGCGCGTAGGTAGCCGGGACTTCATTCGGTGATTGTGCGTCAGTGGGTAGTTTTACAACTTATCCGACCGGTTCGTTTCCATGTGAGCTGATCAAAGATAACTGGTTGGCAGCACTGCTCAGCTTCCAGCCTGACTGCTTCGTAGCTGCGTCATTTCTGATGACGCGATGAAAACGATGAAGTGCGCGGTCTGATCGATCCCTGCAAGCACgagcctacgcgttcgactacATTTCATAATCATCTGAGACTTGTGGACttgcccatacaatgacttgtggcaGCCG is a window encoding:
- a CDS encoding hypothetical protein (NECATOR_CHRX.G26548.T2) gives rise to the protein MTPTVESFYREIDELVDEYKCREAYTKLESLVDFIDDKAEWHRRCAEVCYMISNMEEKDQERVEWLKKGRKHALDAHELNPSSIEILKILCSTTGRLAEESGVRDKINLGFEFKAHLDRAVELDPTSFEILHMRGRFAYQVANLSFFEKLAAKTIGALPEAEQLCPGITENRLYIGRVLHAKGEYTAAKKWLIEAAHATCDDDEPVEREHIAAARALLLHRVYQK
- a CDS encoding hypothetical protein (NECATOR_CHRX.G26548.T1) encodes the protein MIVMSRYICSLCGNHHLRLSDMTPTVESFYREIDELVDEYKCREAYTKLESLVDFIDDKAEWHRRCAEVCYMISNMEEKDQERVEWLKKGRKHALDAHELNPSSIEILKILCSTTGRLAEESGVRDKINLGFEFKAHLDRAVELDPTSFEILHMRGRFAYQVANLSFFEKLAAKTIGALPEVSMDEALRDLMELRH